CCCGAGGTCGACGGAGATCCAGGCGGGGTCCGTCCAGCCGGTGGTGGAGCTGGTCGCCCAGCGGGAGGCCGGGTCCCGGTCGAAGGCGCGGGCCGGAGTGCACTCCCAGCAGTTCTGGTCGCTCTGGGAGGAGGAGGCGGCGCCCGGCCGGCCGTAGGAGAGCAGGGTGTCCCCGCCGCTGCCGCCCCCTGTGGTGGTGCGGACCGCGAAGGTCCAGAGGGAGTAGCCGTAGGCGGTGGCGCGCCGGGTCGCGTACAGGCGGACGAACCGCCCGCTGCCCGAGACGCTGACGCCCTGGCTGCCGCCGGTCCCCTGGGTCGTCTCGTGGACGGTGGTCCAGGTGGTGGCATCGTCCGACACCTCGATCCGGAAGGCCTTGGCGTACGCGGCCTCCCAGTCGAGGGTCAGGCCGCAGATCTGCTGTCTGGTGCCGAGGTCGACCTGGAGCCACTGGTCCTCGGCGAATCCGCTCGACCAGCGCGTTCCCGGGTCCCCGTCGACGGCGTTCCGCGCGGCGAACGCCCCCTCGGTGCTGGAGGCGGTGACGGACGTGCCGCGCGCGGCGTCCGCACTGCCGCAGGCGTCGGCGCGCGGGGAGCCGTGGACCTGGAACTCCCAGAGGGAGTAGCCGTAGGCGGTGGCGCGCCGGGTCGCGTACAGGCGGACGAACCGCCCGCTGCCCGAGACGCTGACGCTCTGGCTGCCGCCGGTCCCCTGGGTCGTCTCGTGGACGGTGGTCCAGGTGGTGGCATCGTCCGACACCTCGATCCGGAAGGCCTTGGCGTACGCGGCCTCCCAGTCGAGGCTGATCCGGCTGATGGTCGCGGGGGCACCCAGGTCGACCTGGAGCCATTGGGCATCGGCGAATCCGCTGGACCAGCGCGTCCCGGGATCCGCGTCGACGGCGTTCCGGGCGGCGAAGGCCCCCTCGGTGCTGGAGGCGGTGACGGACTTGCCCTGTGACAAAAGGACTTCCGCGGCACGGGCGGGTGCGGCGGGAGTGGCGGGTACGGCGGTGAAGGTGAGCAGGGTGGCCGCGACGGCAACGAGTAGACCGAGGCGGCGAAGCAGCGGACGCACGGCGTCTCCTCCGATAGGGAAAGGCGAGGGAGCGCTCCCTGAGGGGTGAGAATGGGCCGGTCCACATCGACTGTCAAGGCCTTGGTTCACTTGATGGAAACGCCATGGATTCGCCAACGACCCTTCATGGAACGGTTTCTGAGTGTCCATCGGAAGCCTGCCCGGAAGGCCCTGCCAGGACGAAGGGGCCGTGTGGGCGAAGGTGGGTGACGGCCTGGACGCCCGAAAGGGCCTCGTCCGCCCTGCCGTTGACATGGGCGGCGACGGGGCGTCATCCTCGCCGGAGAACGCTCCCTGGGCGGCTCGGGCGTCGTCGATCGAAACGGACTGGGATGAAACGACCCACGCTGGAAGTGGTCGCCGCTCGCGCGGGTGTGTCCAAGTCGAGCGTCTCCCGGGTGGTCAACGGCGAGACGACCGTCGCCCCGCAGATCCGTGACGTCGTGATGCAGGCCGTACGCGAACTGGGCTACGTCCCCAACGCGGCCGCCCGCAATCTCGTCACCCGGCGGACGGACGCGGTGGCCGTGGTCGTCTCCGATCCGCCCCAGGGCGTGGTCTCCGACGACCCCCTGTTCTCCACCGTCGTGCGTGCCGTGAGCCGAGAGCTGGAGGCCGCGGGAAAGCAGGTCGTGCTCATGCTCGCGGAGTCGGAGCGCAGCCGGGCCCGGGTGGAGCAGTACGTGGCCGGCCGGCACGTGGACGGCGTCATGCTCGTCGCGCTGCACGGGACGGACCCGCTGCCGGCGGCCCTCGCCAGGACAGGCCTGCCGATCGCCTCGTTCAACCGCACGTCCGCGCCCCAGGTGCCGTACGCAAGCCTCGACAACATCGGCGGCGCCACACTCGCCGTCCGGCATCTGCTGGAACGGGGACGCCGCAGGATCGCCGCCATCACCGGACCGCTGGACCTGTTCGAGGCACGCGAACGGCTCGACGGCTACCGCGCGGCGCTGCACGGCAGCGGCCGCCGGTCGATCGTCGCGCTGGGCGACTTCACCCGGGCGTCGGGTGCCCAGGCGATGGAGCAACTCCTGGAGGACGACCCCGCGTTGGACGCGGTGTTCGCGAGCAACGACCTCATGGCCATCGGCGCCCTGCGGACCCTGCGCCGGGCGGGGCGCCGCGTGCCCGAGGACGTGGCCGTCGTCGGCTTCGACGACATCGAGGCCGCCGCGTACACCACGCCCGCCCTCACCTCCGTACGGAGCCCCATGGCCGACCAGGCCATCGCCACGGTTCACCTGCTCCTGGGACTCATCGAAGGCGGCCCCGGCGATCCGGTCGTCATCCGCAACGAACTCGTGGTCCGCGAGTCGACCTGACCGGCACGATGCGCGCGCGGTGCGCGCGCCGTCGAGGAGCCGGGATCCGGGGGCTGCCCCCGGTCGCGTTCATCATCAGATGGTCGGTCCGGCGGCCGGAAGGAACACTCGCCTGGGTGACTGTGGGGCGAGTGAGGGCCGGGACATGATCATCGGCATGAGTGCCTCTCTGATCCGCCGCGCCTGCGCCGCGGCCCTGCTCGTCACGTCCACCCTCGCCCCCGCCGTCGCCGCCGCGCCCCGGCCCGACGCGCCCGCACCGGAGTCGAAGCGGGCGGTGCAGGCCCGTCTGCTCGGTGAGAGGACCGTCCCGCACAAGCTCGACTTCCAGGGGACCACGGTCGGCGGTCTCTCCGGCATCGACCGAGACCGGTGCACCGGCGAGTACGTCCTCATCAGCGACGACCGTTCCTTCCTCCAGCCCGCGCGCTTCTACACCGCGCGGATCGATGTCGACGCGGCCGGTGTGCACGCCGTCGACTTCACCTCGACCCACCCCCTCCTCCAGCCGGACGGCTCGGTGTACCCGTCCCCCGCACTCGGCGACGGCAAGGCGATCGACCCGGAGGAGATCCGCGTCGACCCGCGCGACTGCCGTTACTGGTGGGGGCAGGAGGGCGACCGGCCCGCCGTCGCCGGCCCGCCGGTGATCCAGCCGTCCATCGAGATCTCCGACCCCGACGGAACCCACCACGGCCGCCTGCGGCTGCCGCGGAACTACCTGGTCACCGCGGAGCGCGGGCCGCGCCGCAACCAGGCCGTCGAGGCACTCACCTTCGGCGCCCGCGGCACCGTCGTGACCAGCGCGATCGAGGGTCCGCTGCTCCAGGACGGCCCGGTGCCGGACCTGACGCACGGCGCGCTCGTCCGTGTCACCCGGCAGAGCCGCGGCGGCCGGGTGCTGGGCCAGTACGCGTACCCCGTCGAGAAGATCTTCGCCGAGTCCGACCCGACGAGCCCGTGGGGCCCCGACACCGGCGTACCGTCCCTCCTGGCCTTCCCGAACGATCCCGAGCGCTATCTCGTGCTAGAACGCACCTGGGTCGCCGGCTCCGGCTACAAGATCCGGCTGTACGACGCCACCACGCGGGGCGCCACCGACGTACGGGCCGTCGACTCCCTGGCCGGACGGCCCGTCGTGCCGATGCGGAAGCGGCTCGTCGCCGACTTCGACACCCTCGGCCTGTCCACCGTCGACAACACCGAGGGCATGACCTGGGGCCCCACCCTGCCGTCGGGCGAGCGCTCGCTGATCCTCGTCAGCGACGACAACTTCGACACGGAGGCGGTCACTCAGATCGTCGCGCTCGCACTGCGCTGAACCCGGGTTCCGTCGGCGTCCAGGTGGGGACCGTGAGCCCGGGATCACCCCGTCGCGGCACGGGCGGGCCGGTCAGGCGCCCTCGTCGAAACGGCCTGCCTCCACCTGGAGGGCGAGGGACTGCAGCACCTCGGCGGAGGAGATGTCGCTCCGCCCCTCGTCGTGCGCCACCGCGAGACTGGTGAAGGCCAGGGTGAAACCGGAGACCATCGTGTACAGCGCGGGTCCGAGCGCCGCGGCGAGGAGGTGGGCGACTTCCTGCGGGGCCGCGTCGGCCGGCACGCTGATGTGGGGCAGCATCTCGTTCAGCATCTGGGTGACCACGCGCGGCTCGACCTCGGACGCCGCCTCGAAGTCCTCCTCGCCGTCGCTCTCCTCCTCCACGGCCCGGCGGATCTCCTGAGCCTCCGTCAGAATGCCGATCACACGC
This sequence is a window from Streptomyces sp. NBC_00691. Protein-coding genes within it:
- a CDS encoding discoidin domain-containing protein translates to MLRRLGLLVAVAATLLTFTAVPATPAAPARAAEVLLSQGKSVTASSTEGAFAARNAVDADPGTRWSSGFADAQWLQVDLGAPATISRISLDWEAAYAKAFRIEVSDDATTWTTVHETTQGTGGSQSVSVSGSGRFVRLYATRRATAYGYSLWEFQVHGSPRADACGSADAARGTSVTASSTEGAFAARNAVDGDPGTRWSSGFAEDQWLQVDLGTRQQICGLTLDWEAAYAKAFRIEVSDDATTWTTVHETTQGTGGSQGVSVSGSGRFVRLYATRRATAYGYSLWTFAVRTTTGGGSGGDTLLSYGRPGAASSSQSDQNCWECTPARAFDRDPASRWATSSTTGWTDPAWISVDLGATAQISKVVLQWDPAYARSFQIQVSSDGTAWTPIYSTTTGTGLKQTLQVSGTGRHVRMYGTERATAYGYSLWDFQVYGTGGAPNPAPPLPSDPAQPPRLVWSDEFDGAAGGKPDPARWKADPGTGQNGELQYYTDHDNAALDGAGHLVMEARKQATPGKGCPPDPLTGSTTCQYTSARMNTGSTFQFTYGRVEARIKVPKGNGLWPAFWMMGADFLTGRPWPYNGEIDIMEILGKDVKTAYSTVHAPAYNGGGGIGSPYTLPQGADFSDDFHTWTADWTSKGIVYGLDGRTVFTLDKEQVETERGPWIFDHPHYMILNLAVGGDWPGPTDATTPFPAKLLVDYVRVYQ
- a CDS encoding LacI family DNA-binding transcriptional regulator — its product is MKRPTLEVVAARAGVSKSSVSRVVNGETTVAPQIRDVVMQAVRELGYVPNAAARNLVTRRTDAVAVVVSDPPQGVVSDDPLFSTVVRAVSRELEAAGKQVVLMLAESERSRARVEQYVAGRHVDGVMLVALHGTDPLPAALARTGLPIASFNRTSAPQVPYASLDNIGGATLAVRHLLERGRRRIAAITGPLDLFEARERLDGYRAALHGSGRRSIVALGDFTRASGAQAMEQLLEDDPALDAVFASNDLMAIGALRTLRRAGRRVPEDVAVVGFDDIEAAAYTTPALTSVRSPMADQAIATVHLLLGLIEGGPGDPVVIRNELVVREST
- a CDS encoding esterase-like activity of phytase family protein, yielding MSASLIRRACAAALLVTSTLAPAVAAAPRPDAPAPESKRAVQARLLGERTVPHKLDFQGTTVGGLSGIDRDRCTGEYVLISDDRSFLQPARFYTARIDVDAAGVHAVDFTSTHPLLQPDGSVYPSPALGDGKAIDPEEIRVDPRDCRYWWGQEGDRPAVAGPPVIQPSIEISDPDGTHHGRLRLPRNYLVTAERGPRRNQAVEALTFGARGTVVTSAIEGPLLQDGPVPDLTHGALVRVTRQSRGGRVLGQYAYPVEKIFAESDPTSPWGPDTGVPSLLAFPNDPERYLVLERTWVAGSGYKIRLYDATTRGATDVRAVDSLAGRPVVPMRKRLVADFDTLGLSTVDNTEGMTWGPTLPSGERSLILVSDDNFDTEAVTQIVALALR